One genomic window of Ziziphus jujuba cultivar Dongzao chromosome 4, ASM3175591v1 includes the following:
- the LOC125421993 gene encoding serine carboxypeptidase-like 31, which translates to MEFVSKLTHLALGVTALFIVDPVLGYRHWERSNVEEVSNGGSEDLVTDLPRQPHVDFQHYASYVTVNQTHERALFYWFYEAAFNPDGKPLVLWLNGGPGCFSMGYGATQEIGPFLVTDSDGIQFNSFSWNTTIDAYIFLHN; encoded by the exons ATGGAGTTTGTTTCAAAGTTAACCCACTTGGCTTTGGGTGTTACTGCTTTGTTTATTGTGGACCCTGTTTTGGGTTATAGACATTGGGAAAGGTCTAATGTTGAGGAAGTGAGCAACGGTGGAAGTGAAGATCTTGTAACTGACTTGCCTCGCCAGCCTCATGTAGACTTCCAGCATTATGCCAGCTATGTGACGGTGAACCAAACACATGAAAGAGctcttttttattggttttatgaGGCTGCTTTTAACCCAGATGGCAAACCTTTGGTTTTGTGGCTTAATGGAG GTCCTGGGTGCTTTTCTATGGGATATGGAGCAACACAGGAGATAGGACCTTTCTTGGTTACGGATAGTGATGgaattcaatttaattcctTTTCATGGAATACAA cTATTGATGCTTACATTTTCCTGCACAACTAG